GACAAGGATCTTCCCCTTCTCATACCACTCTCCCAAAATCTCTAATAGCctcaaaaaccggtcgctttcAGGTCTAACCTCGACCAATTGAGTTATATCTTTGTTCACGACACTCCTTCCCCCGACCTGGATCTCGACAGGCTTGTTCAACACCTTGCGTGCCAATATCTCCACCTGCCGAGGAAATGTAGCTGAAAATAAAACTGTCTGACGGTCAGGACGTGTATTTTGAACAATCCTGGTAATCTGAGGTTCAAAGCCCATGTCAAACATTCTATCAGCCTCATCCATCACCAAGTAAGTGACCCTGCGAAGGTTACTAATTTTTCCACTACTCGTACAAAGTATATCTATCATCCTACCAGGAGTGCAGACAACAATTTCAGCACCTCGTTTTAGATCACTAATCTGCTGAGCAACACCTGAGCCTCCATACACTGGCACACAGTTAATGCCTAGAACCTTTGTGAACTTCTTAATATCACTGTGAATCTGTTGGACAAGCTCCCTAGTAGGAGCCATAATAAGCCCTATAGGACCATCCCCAGGCACCACTGGAGGCTGGTCTTTAATATGTCTCAGCATTGGCAAAACAAAAGCCATTGTTTTACCTGAACCAGTTTTGGCAACTCCTATGCAATCTCGCCCGCTCATGATGATAGGGAGCGCCTGCGCTTGAATGGGCAtcagtttttcaaaattaagcttcttgattgtatccagaATTTTGCTCGTTAATCCAGTCTGACTCCATGTTTTGATAGGCTTCGGCACATCCTTCCCATGTATCTTCAATTCAAACTGTTTTCTATAGGCTGCAACTTCCTCAGCTGTCATCCTCGAGATTTCTTTTGCTTCGATATAGAAATTCTTCCTGAATGGCAGATACTGAATCTTCGAATGATCGACAATTGATAACTTCTCAGCCTTGGTCTTCTTCACTCTTTTCAAGAattcttcatcatcttcatcttcaAGTGCAACCTCATCATTCTCAAGATCCTCATAATCAGAGTCAGAATCTTCACCAGGAATTATCCTTCCCACACTGTTCTTTGCGCCCCTTTTGGATTGATCACCATTACTGACAACAGTTTCTTTGGAGGCCTTCTCTGAGCCAGCTTTCTTATCATCAGTCTTAACAGCAATCTCGGCACTCTGCAGCTTCTCGACTTCAGGCAATACCATAGAGTTCATGAAAGCATCAAGCGGGTCAATTTCCTCCTCACCATCATTAGACGCCTCAGCACCATCAGGCACGGCAACCCCATTAACAGAATCTACTGCCATGGCATGGCCATCCCTATCAACCGGCCTGGAATCTTCATCCATGGccatatctttatcagattttgcAGGGACTGCTTCTTCATCATCAGATTCACCCTCCAAGGTCCAATTTTTACCAGACTTGGGTTGTTCCTCAGCATTGGCCCCGCCCAATTTCTCTCTTTCCtgttcctctttcttccttctaaGCTCCTGCCACTCCTGAACCCTACGGCGCCGCTTTTCCATCTCTTCGTCCAGCTTCCGCTGCTCCTCTTCAAGATCTTCTTCACGGGTTCTCTTCTCCTTGTTCTCAACCTCCTCATCAGCCCTATTCCTCCTGCCATCTTCACTGCCTTCCCTGTCCCTGTGCCTGTCAGATCGGCTGCTCCGCTCCCGCTCCCTTTCTCGGGAATCCTCCCTTCTCCGCCGCTTCCGGTCAAGGTCATGGTCTCTGTCCTCATCTCTCTCCAACTCCCGCCGCTTCTCCCTGgccctctccctttctctttccctctccctGTCCCTTTCCCTCTCTCGATCTTCCCTTTCTcgttccctctccctctcctctctccttcttgtcctctctctctccttctccctctccctctccctctccttctccctctccctctccttctccctctcccgctccctctccttctccctctccctttcttCCCTCTCCCGTTCCCTATCGTCTCTTTCCctatccctctccttctcccggGCCTTCTCCTTGGCTCGCtccctttccttctccctctccctctccctgtcCCTGACCCTGTCCCTGTCCTTGTGCCGGGAATCCCTGTGCTTCTCGCGATACTTGTCGTCGGCGCTCCTCTCCCGCTCCGACCTACGGCTCTCCCGATCGCCCTTCTCGGAATCTCGATCCCGATCCCGGCCCTTGTCCCTCTCCCGGTGCCTCTCCCCGTTCCGCTCCTTCCCCCTTTCGCGATCTCCTCTCCTGGAATCCTCCTTCCTATCGGAGGCATCTCCTCTCCTCGATGATCTCTGCTTACCCTCCTCCATGCGGTCCTCCATCCGCCAAAAACTATCGGATCGACCGAACCCTAGAGATAGTTTACCTGCTGCCCTAACctcgaaggaagaagaaaagaaacaagaaattaGAGAACCCTAGAGGGAACAGGCAGCCCCAGACGCGAGGGGTGGGGATTGGCGCTGGGGTTGGATTCTTCCCGAACTGGGTCGGCCCGGTATAAATACCACAAAGTCGGCGTACACGATTCAGACTGACCGCATGACAACGGCCTGTCCTGCCCGCTATGGATTCTAGCCATTTGGTAATCCTGACAACTAGGGCCATCAATCCAACCATTTGACTCGGACCCAACATCATCCTGACCAAAACCCATGACCAATTAATGG
This is a stretch of genomic DNA from Phoenix dactylifera cultivar Barhee BC4 chromosome 9, palm_55x_up_171113_PBpolish2nd_filt_p, whole genome shotgun sequence. It encodes these proteins:
- the LOC113462887 gene encoding DEAD-box ATP-dependent RNA helicase 42, translated to MEDRMEEGKQRSSRRGDASDRKEDSRRGDRERGKERNGERHRERDKGRDRDRDSEKGDRESRRSERERSADDKYREKHRDSRHKDRDRVRDREREREKERERAKEKAREKERDRERDDREREREEREREKEREREREKEREREKEREREREKERERTRRREEREREREREDRERERDRERERERERAREKRRELERDEDRDHDLDRKRRRREDSRERERERSSRSDRHRDREGSEDGRRNRADEEVENKEKRTREEDLEEEQRKLDEEMEKRRRRVQEWQELRRKKEEQEREKLGGANAEEQPKSGKNWTLEGESDDEEAVPAKSDKDMAMDEDSRPVDRDGHAMAVDSVNGVAVPDGAEASNDGEEEIDPLDAFMNSMVLPEVEKLQSAEIAVKTDDKKAGSEKASKETVVSNGDQSKRGAKNSVGRIIPGEDSDSDYEDLENDEVALEDEDDEEFLKRVKKTKAEKLSIVDHSKIQYLPFRKNFYIEAKEISRMTAEEVAAYRKQFELKIHGKDVPKPIKTWSQTGLTSKILDTIKKLNFEKLMPIQAQALPIIMSGRDCIGVAKTGSGKTMAFVLPMLRHIKDQPPVVPGDGPIGLIMAPTRELVQQIHSDIKKFTKVLGINCVPVYGGSGVAQQISDLKRGAEIVVCTPGRMIDILCTSSGKISNLRRVTYLVMDEADRMFDMGFEPQITRIVQNTRPDRQTVLFSATFPRQVEILARKVLNKPVEIQVGGRSVVNKDITQLVEVRPESDRFLRLLEILGEWYEKGKILVFVQSQDKCDALLRDLLKHGYPCLSLHGAKDQTDRESTISDFKSNVCNLLVATSVAARGLDVKELELVVNFDVPNHYEDYVHRVGRTGRAGRKGCAITFISEEDARYAPDLAKALELSEQAVPADLKALADSFLAKVRQGTEQAHGTGYGGSGFKFNEEEDEARKAAKKAQAREYGFEEDKSDSDSEDDGIRKAGADLSQAFANAQAAALAAASKVPITSMPAPVSATQLLSTAGLPAVTLPGIAGLPISATLPVTASHTEAAARAAALAAAMNLQHNLAKIQADAMPEHYEAELEINDFPQNARWKITHKETLGPISEWTGAAITTRGQYYPPGKIPGPGERKLYLFIEGPTESSVKKAKAEVKRVLEDYTAQALSLPGAAQPGKYSVL